The window GACCAAGCACATGACCACCGAGGCCTTCGCCGACGCGCACCAGCCCAAGCAGATCGAGTGGATCGACGGCGCCAGCCACGTCGACCTCTACGACAAGGACGAGTACGTCACCCCCGCCGTCGAGAAGATCACCGAGCTCTTTCGCACGGCACTAGCACTGCGCTCCGCGTGACCGAAGCGTCCGCTGGTCGCGTCTGAGGTTCTGTCAGGGACACTGGAGCACAGCAATGTCTGCCGAGTGAGGAGTATTAGGTGCCCCAGGGAACTGTCCGATGGTTCGACGCCGACCGAGGTTTCGGCTTCATCGACCTCGGGAACGAGGCCGAGGACCTGTTCGTGCACGCGTCCGAGATCGTCGGCGACGACGGACCGAAGCTTCTCCGCGAGGGGCAGGCCGTCGAGTTCGAGGTGGGCGAGGGCGAGCGTGGCCCGCAGGCACGCCGCGTCCGGGTCACGGGCGACCGGGCCGCCGACGCGCCCGTGGGCGTGCTCGGCACCGTCACCTGGTACGAGCCGGCCAAGGGATACGGCTTCGTCACGCCCGACGACGGTCGCGCCGAGATCTTTGTGCACAGCTCGGCCATCGTCGGGGGCAGCGTGATCTCGGAGGGGCAGCGGGTGGCGTTCCTCGTCGTGGACGGGGAGAAGGGGCCGCAGGCGGACCACCTGCTACCGCTCGGGGCGGAGGCCGCACAGTCGGCATCCGACGGTGCGGACGGCACGGTCTCCTGGTACGACGACACCAAGGGCTTCGGGTTCGTCGCCCGCGACTCGGGC is drawn from Promicromonospora sp. Populi and contains these coding sequences:
- a CDS encoding cold-shock protein, translated to MPQGTVRWFDADRGFGFIDLGNEAEDLFVHASEIVGDDGPKLLREGQAVEFEVGEGERGPQARRVRVTGDRAADAPVGVLGTVTWYEPAKGYGFVTPDDGRAEIFVHSSAIVGGSVISEGQRVAFLVVDGEKGPQADHLLPLGAEAAQSASDGADGTVSWYDDTKGFGFVARDSGGEDVFVHVNALGRGLTELSEGARVTFDVVDGDKGPNARNVQLVRGSGSARATTDRGRSSRPAASGGPVRGGEGTVARYDADRGFGFITPDAGGVDLFVHVSVVHGVEALEEGDRVRFKVRQSDRGPQADSVELV